CACTAGAACCAACAGATGTTTGGATTCACACTCATGTTCGCGGCGGCATTGTACCAGATGAACATGGCAGCCGCATAGGTTACCCGTCCGTACTGTCCACTCTCTTTACCGGTCAGCTTCTTTATTTAAATATAAAAGAACTATTCGATGAATTAGAATAATATTTTACCGAAAGTAAACGGTATATTTAGTTTATAGCGGGAAAAATATTCATTTAATGAGTCGGGCTGAGCCCCCTTCCAAGAGAATTCATCAGCCTTTCGTTATTCTTGTAAAGCCTTTTATCTATAAAAAGAAGCTATCCCGTAAGTTGGTAAAAACCAAACGGAATAGCTTCTTTTTATCATTATCTATTTGTTGTTATGGAAGCCTGTATAAATTCACGGAACAATGGTTGAGGTCTTGTAGGACGAGATACAAACTCAGGGTGAAACTGAGAAGCTACAAAATATGGATGATCTTCAATCTCAATAATTTCCACTAAACGTCCATCTGGGCTTGTTCCACTAAAAATAAACCCTGCTTTTTCCATGGTTTCCCGGTAAGAATTGTTGAATTCATAACGGTGGCGGTGACGCTCATATACCACTTCTTCATTATAGGCAGCTTTTACTTTCGTGTCCTCTTTTAATTTACAAGGATACAATCCTAAACGAAGTGTGCCGCCTAAGTCTTCCACATCTTTTTGTTCTGGCAGCAGGTCAATAACTGGGTGCTCCGTTTCTGGGTTCAGTTCTGCAGAATCCGCTCCGTTCAACCCAGCTACGTTACGCGCATACTCAACAGAAGCCAATTGCATCCCAAGGCATATTCCAAGAAATGGAACCTTATTTTCACGAGCATATTTTATGGCGGCAATTTTCCCGTCAATGCCTCTGTCACCAAATCCGCCCGGAACGAGGATTCCATCTATGCCTTTTAATTTTTCCTCAACATTTTCCTCTGTTACGTGCTCTGAATTAATCCATTGAATCTCCACATCTGAGTCAAATGCGTAGCCGGCATGCTTTAAAGACTCTGCTACGGAAAGATATGCATCTGGAAGAGAGACGTATTTACCTACAAGTGCAATCGTTGTTTTGCTAGATAAATTCTGGACTTTTTCAACCAGCATTTTCCACTCTTCCATGTCTGCTTCTTTTCCATTTAATTTTAAATAGTCACAAACAAACTGATCTAATTTCTGAGCTTGCAGATCAAGCGGCACTTGATAAAGCGTATCCGCATCACGAGCTTCAATAACCGCTTCTTTATTAATATCACAGAATAAAGCAATTTTGTCTTTCATCTCCTGTGGTACAGGACTTTCTGTGCGCACGACAATAGCGTTCGGCTGAATACCAAGACTGCGAAGCTCTTTTACACTATGCTGGGTCGGCTTGGATTTCATTTCTCCGGCAGCCGAAAGATAAGGAATAAGTGTGCAATGCAAATACATGACATTTTCTACACCAACGTCGCTTTTAATCTGCCGGATCGCTTCAAGGAAAGGAAGACTCTCAATATCCCCAACCGTTCCGCCAATTTCAGTAATAACTACATCTGCCCCTGTTTCACTGCCAGCACGATACACGCGTTCTTTTATTTCATTTGTAACGTGAGGAATTACTTGAACGGTTCCACCTAGGTAATCACCGCGGCGTTCTTTGCGAATAACAGAAGAATATACTTTTCCTGTTGTTACGTTACTGTTTTTGCTGAGGTTTATATCAATAAAACGCTCATAGTGGCCAAGGTCGAGGTCTGTTTCCGCTCCGTCATCTGTAACAAATACTTCCCCGTGCTGATATGGACTCATTGTTCCGGGATCAACATTAATATAAGGGTCAAACTTTTGAATCGTTACGCTCATACCACGGTTTTTCAAAAGGCGGCCAAGAGACGCGGCTGTAATTCCTTTACCCAAAGAAGAAACAACGCCTCCAGTGACAAAAATATACTTGCTAGCCATGTATTCATCTACTCCTTTAATCTTTGGTGAATAAGAGAACTGGGCAGGACAATAAGTGAAAGTAACGTATCGTTACTTTTTCATTAAAACACTCAGCTCGTCCATAAGACGAACTTTCATACATATAGCGGCTTCTACGTTGATTTGCACAGGAGTTCCCGAGAAAAAGACCTTTCTCGACATTAGCGATGTTCGAACGTTCATTGTTCGCAACCTTACAGAAAACTATTAGAGCTTCTGCCAAACATACTGTGTCCTTGGCGCTTGCTGTCTTCGTAA
This DNA window, taken from Alteribacillus bidgolensis, encodes the following:
- a CDS encoding CTP synthase; protein product: MASKYIFVTGGVVSSLGKGITAASLGRLLKNRGMSVTIQKFDPYINVDPGTMSPYQHGEVFVTDDGAETDLDLGHYERFIDINLSKNSNVTTGKVYSSVIRKERRGDYLGGTVQVIPHVTNEIKERVYRAGSETGADVVITEIGGTVGDIESLPFLEAIRQIKSDVGVENVMYLHCTLIPYLSAAGEMKSKPTQHSVKELRSLGIQPNAIVVRTESPVPQEMKDKIALFCDINKEAVIEARDADTLYQVPLDLQAQKLDQFVCDYLKLNGKEADMEEWKMLVEKVQNLSSKTTIALVGKYVSLPDAYLSVAESLKHAGYAFDSDVEIQWINSEHVTEENVEEKLKGIDGILVPGGFGDRGIDGKIAAIKYARENKVPFLGICLGMQLASVEYARNVAGLNGADSAELNPETEHPVIDLLPEQKDVEDLGGTLRLGLYPCKLKEDTKVKAAYNEEVVYERHRHRYEFNNSYRETMEKAGFIFSGTSPDGRLVEIIEIEDHPYFVASQFHPEFVSRPTRPQPLFREFIQASITTNR